A part of Candida albicans SC5314 chromosome 2, complete sequence genomic DNA contains:
- a CDS encoding uncharacterized protein (Predicted ER protein involved in ER-nucleus signaling; Spider biofilm repressed) — protein sequence MIYEMLNRLLPIVAQQGVKDYTLDELNAMSVWQRLQIRDWSLEFFTLGFIIVFSLIYKAGDLYNKSIVTRFLSGISEVMNKQFYQYGVSKDQLYIKDNSENYSSYATGRVNVATVNINFSLVPRQNIFLWILETAFSFFTGNVVAPEDKAEIIITPSAQYDNFISAVVSKLGMNDARKFNYFLSLCKTTDSPNLPESFVYMSETNEFQEKITTPELRSSLTLQSANYIKYIALTDQSVEKPESLRELMPKRRIVISVKAITSQNDLKQLSAVLDAVFNLVDKLADGAITFKPEALKKVVKTREAEIDKLKKIQEEIKKEELAEEQSKLKRQERDRLRNMSREEQLKAEKKAAERRQKKMQKKQRIKM from the coding sequence TGTCAAAGATTACACCTTGGATGAATTAAATGCTATGTCTGTTTGGCAACGTCTCCAAATTAGAGATTGGAGCTTagaatttttcactttaGGCTTTATTATAGTCTTCTCTCTCATTTACAAAGCTGGTGATTTATATAACAAGTCCATTGTTACCAGATTCCTTTCAGGTATTTCTGAAGTCATgaacaaacaattttacCAATATGGTGTTAGTAAAGATCAATTGTACATCAAAGACAATTCTGAAAACTATTCATCCTACGCCACTGGTAGAGTTAATGTTGCCACTGTTAATATCAACTTTAGTTTGGTTCCAAGACaaaacatttttctttggatTTTAGAAACTgctttctcttttttcacAGGTAATGTTGTTGCCCCAGAAGATAAGGctgaaattattataacCCCACTGGCTCAATATGACAACTTCATTTCCGCTGTTGTTTCCAAGTTAGGAATGAACGATGCCAGAAAgttcaattatttcttgtCATTGTGTAAAACCACCGATTCTCCAAATTTACCAGAAAGTTTTGTTTACATGAGTGAAACTAATgaatttcaagaaaaaatcaCTACACCTGAATTGAGAAGCAGTTTGACATTACAAAGTGCCAACTATATCAAGTATATCGCTTTGACTGATCAATCAGTTGAAAAACCAGAGTCATTGAGAGAATTGATgccaaaaagaagaattgtcATTAGTGTCAAGGCCATTACTTCCCAAAATGACTTGAAACAATTGAGTGCTGTTTTGGATGCAGTTTTTAATTTGGTTGATAAATTGGCTGATGGCGCTATTACTTTCAAACCAGAAGCCCTTAAGAAAGTAGTCAAGACAAGAGAAGCCGagattgataaattgaaaaaaattcaagaagaaatcaaaaaggaAGAATTAGCTGAAGAACAATCCAAATTAAAGAGACAAGAACGTGACAGATTAAGAAACATGTCCAGAGAAGAACAACTTAAAGCAGAGAAAAAAGCTGCTGAAAGAagacaaaagaaaatgcaaaagaaacaaagaatTAAGATGTAa